Proteins encoded within one genomic window of Manis pentadactyla isolate mManPen7 chromosome 4, mManPen7.hap1, whole genome shotgun sequence:
- the LOC130683645 gene encoding proline-rich proteoglycan 2-like, with protein MSLHTGGPAWGTGDKGSKCPVRRTIRSRTPGWFQQRAAPGRPVSSRGHKARRGSPTAHRPFGKVGVHPKWDREWGQLKAQSSGGFRFPAGAAQLPAPERRAGGGRPQPRGRKLRASPHRPRTHPPPPPPSPLPPAGPARSRSPCRAGPVPARSPEARRVPGGCRRRAPRAPRDAAPSPSAAIGHCDPLSVLPLV; from the coding sequence ATGTCGCTGCACACTGGAGGTCCAGCCTGGGGGACGGGAGACAAAGGGAGCAAGTGTCCGGTGAGACGGACAATCCGAAGCCGGACACCGGGCTGGTTTCAACAGCGGGCAGCCCCAGGGAGGCCCGTCAGCTCCCGCGGACACAAAGCCCGACGCGGATCCCCCACTGCCCACCGGCCGTTCGGCAAAGTCGGAGTGCACCCCAAATGGGACCGGGAATGGGGGCAACTTAAAGCACAAAGTTCCGGGGGCTTCAGGTTCCCTGCCGGCGCCGCCCAGCTGCCAGCCCCAGAGCGGAGGGCAGGCGGCGGGCGACCTCAGCCACGCGGCCGCAAGCTCCGAGCTTCCCCACACCGGCCGAGAACtcacccgccgccgccgccgccttcgCCCCTGCCGCCCGCAGGCCCCGCGCGAAGCCGCTCGCCCTGCCGGGCCGGGCCGGTACCCGCGCGCAGTCCCGAGGCCCGCCGCGTGCCGGGCGGTTGCCGGCGCCGCGCCCCCCGCGCTCCACGTGACGCGGCCCCTTCACCGAGCGCTGCGATTGGACACTGCGACCCGCTCAGCGTGCTCCCATTGGTCTAG